The following coding sequences lie in one Actinomycetota bacterium genomic window:
- a CDS encoding protein-export chaperone SecB — translation MISPLQLDGYRIDKLLVEANLGFDRRDEFTGTMDVDPEHMLHTEQEDVHQLRLTVTFGLSDDDPDGTPYTGEIVGRAFFHLEAADLEEVDKARLIIVNGSAILYGLLRAQIAQVTALSHYGAFLLPPINLVETFRAKAEAAESQARAAD, via the coding sequence ATGATTTCGCCGTTGCAGCTTGATGGCTACCGCATCGACAAGTTGCTCGTAGAGGCGAATCTGGGCTTCGACCGTCGAGACGAGTTCACTGGAACCATGGACGTTGACCCAGAGCACATGCTCCACACCGAGCAAGAGGATGTACACCAACTACGGCTGACCGTGACATTCGGCCTCTCTGACGATGACCCGGACGGGACTCCCTACACGGGAGAGATAGTCGGGCGAGCCTTCTTCCATCTGGAAGCAGCGGATCTAGAAGAGGTCGACAAGGCTCGGCTAATCATCGTAAACGGCAGTGCTATTCTCTACGGCCTTCTGCGAGCGCAGATTGCTCAGGTCACAGCACTCAGCCACTACGGGGCGTTCCTGCTTCCGCCAATCAATCTCGTTGAGACGTTCCGGGCCAAGGCCGAAGCGGCGGAGTCCCAAGCGAGGGCAGCGGACTGA